A genomic region of Dunckerocampus dactyliophorus isolate RoL2022-P2 chromosome 10, RoL_Ddac_1.1, whole genome shotgun sequence contains the following coding sequences:
- the LOC129189070 gene encoding plasminogen activator inhibitor 1 RNA-binding protein-like isoform X3, which yields MPGQMQEGFGIAVTNRYDQLLDDESDPFELLRQAEKKKKEAAAAGVAKPAVQVSKQPKKESQKDRKTPLSDKKEETQAPVPLKKDGAGMRRMGRKPEGEGSRPLGGQQGEGRPPADRRPTDRRPPRRFERLPTDASEKPEGGEFSVEKPVGDRPMRGRGAGRGGRGGRGRGVGRSDGFDSRGKREFDRHSGSDRSSLKGEEKRGGSGSHNWGTVKDELNELDQSNVTEENTEGEEHPPADSENKENEVEVKEEGPKEMTLDEWKAMQDKERSKVDFNIRKANEGADWNKGFVLHKSKGKKDELIDPEAFDSKMDEEHHFRKPANDITSQLDINFGDLGRRGRGGLRGGGGGRGGRGRGGGSEAAPRPVRGGRSEKSSSSVPNVDDPEAFPALA from the exons ATGCCCGGACAAATGCAAGAAGGCTTTGGCATCGCCGTGACCAATCGATACGACCAGTTATTGGACGATGAATCGGACCCGTTTGAGCTGCTGAGGCAggctgagaagaagaagaaggaggctgCCGCTGCTGGCGTCGCCAAACCTGCAGTCCAGGTTAGCAAACAGCCCAAAAAGGAGTCCCAGAAGGACCGAAAGACGCCGCTCAGCGACAAAAAGGAGGAGACCCAGGCGCCGGTCCCACTCAAAAAAGACG GTGCCGGCATGAGGAGAATGGGCCGCAAGCCCGAGGGTGAGGGCTCGAGACCACTGGGCGGCCAGCAGGGAGAGGGACGTCCCCCTGCAGACAGGCGGCCAACGGACAGGCGGCCACCCCGTCGCTTCGAAAGGCTGCCCACGGACGCTAGCGAGAAGCCTGAGGGTGGCGAATTCTCTGTGGAGAA GCCTGTTGGCGACAGGCCGATGAGGGGCCGCGGCGCTGGCCGGGGGGGCCGTGGAGGCAGAGGGCGTGGTGTGGGGCGCAGCGACGGCTTTGACTCCAGAGGAAAACGTGAATTTGACAGACACAGTGGCAGTGATCGATC TAGTCTGAAGGGTGAAGAAAAGCGGGGCGGGAGCGGATCTCACAACTGGGGCACCGTCAAAGACGAACTCAA TGAACTTGACCAGTCCAACGTCACAGAGGAGAACACTGAAGGCGAGGAGCATCCACCTGCTGATTCTGAGAACAA ggAAAATGAGGTGGAGGTGAAGGAGGAAGGTCCTAAGGAGATGACGTTGGATGAGTGGAAGGCCATGCAGGACAAGGAGCGCTCCAAGGTGGACTTCAACATCCGCAAAGCCAACGAGGGAGCCGATTGGAACAAAGGATTCGTGCTGCACAAGTCCAAG GGTAAAAAAGATGAGCTGATAGACCCTGAGGCTTTTGACTCTAAG ATGGATGAGGAGCATCACTTCCGTAAGCCGGCCAACGACATCACGTCCCAGCTGGACATCAACTTTGGGGATCTGGGCCGTCGCGGGCGCGGTGGGCTgcgtggcggcggcggcgggcgtGGCGGACGTGGGCGCGGTGGCGGCAGCGAGGCGGCACCCAGGCCGGTGCGTGGAGGACGGAGTGAGAAG tcatcctCATCCGTGCCAAACGTGGACGACCCCGAGGCCTTCCCCGCCCTGGCTTAA
- the LOC129189070 gene encoding plasminogen activator inhibitor 1 RNA-binding protein-like isoform X2: MPGQMQEGFGIAVTNRYDQLLDDESDPFELLRQAEKKKKEAAAAGVAKPAVQVSKQPKKESQKDRKTPLSDKKEETQAPVPLKKDGAGMRRMGRKPEGEGSRPLGGQQGEGRPPADRRPTDRRPPRRFERLPTDASEKPEGGEFSVEKPVGDRPMRGRGAGRGGRGGRGRGVGRSDGFDSRGKREFDRHSGSDRSLKGEEKRGGSGSHNWGTVKDELNELDQSNVTEENTEGEEHPPADSENKENEVEVKEEGPKEMTLDEWKAMQDKERSKVDFNIRKANEGADWNKGFVLHKSKVEGKKDELIDPEAFDSKMDEEHHFRKPANDITSQLDINFGDLGRRGRGGLRGGGGGRGGRGRGGGSEAAPRPVRGGRSEKSSSSVPNVDDPEAFPALA; this comes from the exons ATGCCCGGACAAATGCAAGAAGGCTTTGGCATCGCCGTGACCAATCGATACGACCAGTTATTGGACGATGAATCGGACCCGTTTGAGCTGCTGAGGCAggctgagaagaagaagaaggaggctgCCGCTGCTGGCGTCGCCAAACCTGCAGTCCAGGTTAGCAAACAGCCCAAAAAGGAGTCCCAGAAGGACCGAAAGACGCCGCTCAGCGACAAAAAGGAGGAGACCCAGGCGCCGGTCCCACTCAAAAAAGACG GTGCCGGCATGAGGAGAATGGGCCGCAAGCCCGAGGGTGAGGGCTCGAGACCACTGGGCGGCCAGCAGGGAGAGGGACGTCCCCCTGCAGACAGGCGGCCAACGGACAGGCGGCCACCCCGTCGCTTCGAAAGGCTGCCCACGGACGCTAGCGAGAAGCCTGAGGGTGGCGAATTCTCTGTGGAGAA GCCTGTTGGCGACAGGCCGATGAGGGGCCGCGGCGCTGGCCGGGGGGGCCGTGGAGGCAGAGGGCGTGGTGTGGGGCGCAGCGACGGCTTTGACTCCAGAGGAAAACGTGAATTTGACAGACACAGTGGCAGTGATCGATC TCTGAAGGGTGAAGAAAAGCGGGGCGGGAGCGGATCTCACAACTGGGGCACCGTCAAAGACGAACTCAA TGAACTTGACCAGTCCAACGTCACAGAGGAGAACACTGAAGGCGAGGAGCATCCACCTGCTGATTCTGAGAACAA ggAAAATGAGGTGGAGGTGAAGGAGGAAGGTCCTAAGGAGATGACGTTGGATGAGTGGAAGGCCATGCAGGACAAGGAGCGCTCCAAGGTGGACTTCAACATCCGCAAAGCCAACGAGGGAGCCGATTGGAACAAAGGATTCGTGCTGCACAAGTCCAAGGTGGAA GGTAAAAAAGATGAGCTGATAGACCCTGAGGCTTTTGACTCTAAG ATGGATGAGGAGCATCACTTCCGTAAGCCGGCCAACGACATCACGTCCCAGCTGGACATCAACTTTGGGGATCTGGGCCGTCGCGGGCGCGGTGGGCTgcgtggcggcggcggcgggcgtGGCGGACGTGGGCGCGGTGGCGGCAGCGAGGCGGCACCCAGGCCGGTGCGTGGAGGACGGAGTGAGAAG tcatcctCATCCGTGCCAAACGTGGACGACCCCGAGGCCTTCCCCGCCCTGGCTTAA
- the LOC129189070 gene encoding plasminogen activator inhibitor 1 RNA-binding protein-like isoform X1, whose amino-acid sequence MPGQMQEGFGIAVTNRYDQLLDDESDPFELLRQAEKKKKEAAAAGVAKPAVQVSKQPKKESQKDRKTPLSDKKEETQAPVPLKKDGAGMRRMGRKPEGEGSRPLGGQQGEGRPPADRRPTDRRPPRRFERLPTDASEKPEGGEFSVEKPVGDRPMRGRGAGRGGRGGRGRGVGRSDGFDSRGKREFDRHSGSDRSSLKGEEKRGGSGSHNWGTVKDELNELDQSNVTEENTEGEEHPPADSENKENEVEVKEEGPKEMTLDEWKAMQDKERSKVDFNIRKANEGADWNKGFVLHKSKVEGKKDELIDPEAFDSKMDEEHHFRKPANDITSQLDINFGDLGRRGRGGLRGGGGGRGGRGRGGGSEAAPRPVRGGRSEKSSSSVPNVDDPEAFPALA is encoded by the exons ATGCCCGGACAAATGCAAGAAGGCTTTGGCATCGCCGTGACCAATCGATACGACCAGTTATTGGACGATGAATCGGACCCGTTTGAGCTGCTGAGGCAggctgagaagaagaagaaggaggctgCCGCTGCTGGCGTCGCCAAACCTGCAGTCCAGGTTAGCAAACAGCCCAAAAAGGAGTCCCAGAAGGACCGAAAGACGCCGCTCAGCGACAAAAAGGAGGAGACCCAGGCGCCGGTCCCACTCAAAAAAGACG GTGCCGGCATGAGGAGAATGGGCCGCAAGCCCGAGGGTGAGGGCTCGAGACCACTGGGCGGCCAGCAGGGAGAGGGACGTCCCCCTGCAGACAGGCGGCCAACGGACAGGCGGCCACCCCGTCGCTTCGAAAGGCTGCCCACGGACGCTAGCGAGAAGCCTGAGGGTGGCGAATTCTCTGTGGAGAA GCCTGTTGGCGACAGGCCGATGAGGGGCCGCGGCGCTGGCCGGGGGGGCCGTGGAGGCAGAGGGCGTGGTGTGGGGCGCAGCGACGGCTTTGACTCCAGAGGAAAACGTGAATTTGACAGACACAGTGGCAGTGATCGATC TAGTCTGAAGGGTGAAGAAAAGCGGGGCGGGAGCGGATCTCACAACTGGGGCACCGTCAAAGACGAACTCAA TGAACTTGACCAGTCCAACGTCACAGAGGAGAACACTGAAGGCGAGGAGCATCCACCTGCTGATTCTGAGAACAA ggAAAATGAGGTGGAGGTGAAGGAGGAAGGTCCTAAGGAGATGACGTTGGATGAGTGGAAGGCCATGCAGGACAAGGAGCGCTCCAAGGTGGACTTCAACATCCGCAAAGCCAACGAGGGAGCCGATTGGAACAAAGGATTCGTGCTGCACAAGTCCAAGGTGGAA GGTAAAAAAGATGAGCTGATAGACCCTGAGGCTTTTGACTCTAAG ATGGATGAGGAGCATCACTTCCGTAAGCCGGCCAACGACATCACGTCCCAGCTGGACATCAACTTTGGGGATCTGGGCCGTCGCGGGCGCGGTGGGCTgcgtggcggcggcggcgggcgtGGCGGACGTGGGCGCGGTGGCGGCAGCGAGGCGGCACCCAGGCCGGTGCGTGGAGGACGGAGTGAGAAG tcatcctCATCCGTGCCAAACGTGGACGACCCCGAGGCCTTCCCCGCCCTGGCTTAA